The following proteins come from a genomic window of Anaerobutyricum hallii:
- the aguA gene encoding agmatine deiminase yields the protein MAKRITDSTPKQDGFRMPGEFEKQERIFMLWPERTDNWRDGAKPVQGAYAAVAEAIAEFESITMFVSDRQYENCRATLSDKITVLEMSSNDAWIRDCGPTFLVNAKGERRACDWKFNAWGGLYDGLYFPWDKDDRVAEKVCELTETDSYRTEDFVLEGGSFHVDGEGTILTTEMCLLSPGRNPHLKKEEIEEKLKQYLGGEKVLWVKDGIDPEETNGHIDDVACFIKPGEVACIYTEDTTHPFYKTAKAAYEFLCQAADAKGRKLKVHKLCCPSVPVAIGKDFHIDRTRDAKERLEGELCIASYANFLIVNGGVIVPQYGDENDGLALQQIQEMFPERKVVGVYTKEIVYGGGNIHCITQQLPAI from the coding sequence ATGGCAAAAAGAATTACAGATTCTACTCCAAAACAGGATGGTTTCCGAATGCCCGGCGAATTTGAAAAGCAGGAGAGAATTTTTATGCTGTGGCCGGAGAGAACAGATAACTGGAGAGATGGAGCAAAACCGGTACAAGGAGCTTATGCAGCAGTAGCGGAAGCAATTGCAGAATTTGAATCGATTACAATGTTTGTGTCAGACAGACAGTATGAAAACTGTAGAGCGACACTTTCAGATAAAATTACCGTACTTGAAATGTCATCAAATGATGCATGGATCAGAGATTGCGGACCAACATTTTTGGTCAATGCCAAAGGAGAACGACGGGCCTGCGACTGGAAATTTAATGCGTGGGGCGGACTTTATGATGGACTTTACTTCCCATGGGATAAGGATGACAGAGTGGCAGAAAAAGTTTGTGAATTGACAGAAACAGATTCTTACAGAACAGAAGACTTTGTCTTAGAAGGCGGTTCCTTTCATGTAGATGGAGAAGGAACAATATTAACGACAGAAATGTGTCTGTTAAGTCCGGGAAGAAACCCTCATTTAAAAAAAGAAGAAATTGAAGAAAAATTAAAACAATATCTTGGTGGAGAAAAAGTGTTATGGGTGAAGGATGGAATTGACCCGGAAGAAACGAACGGGCATATTGATGATGTCGCATGTTTCATAAAACCGGGGGAAGTTGCCTGTATTTACACAGAAGATACAACACATCCTTTTTATAAAACAGCGAAGGCAGCCTATGAGTTTCTATGCCAGGCAGCCGATGCAAAGGGAAGAAAATTAAAAGTGCATAAGCTTTGTTGTCCGTCAGTTCCGGTTGCGATAGGCAAAGATTTTCACATTGACCGGACAAGAGATGCGAAAGAACGTCTGGAAGGAGAATTATGTATAGCATCTTATGCCAACTTCCTTATTGTAAATGGAGGAGTTATCGTTCCTCAATATGGAGATGAAAATGATGGATTAGCATTACAGCAAATTCAGGAAATGTTCCCGGAAAGAAAAGTAGTAGGAGTGTATACAAAAGAAATCGTATATGGTGGAGGAAATATCCACTGTATTACGCAGCAGCTACCTGCGATATAA
- a CDS encoding DUF7601 domain-containing protein, whose amino-acid sequence MKHNHSSGKYRLLKRIVMMCMALILVCSVSISTFAVDRMSQVESGTTQSVQKTDNQNGETATTRQKSSEAETKTKQENTKKSDSESKTKENKDSSEEKQSDSKDVNDKGAKENSTQKEEKEKKEKSEKDTSKEEKYTKEETDADKKTTDTTDASEATTKTAEEEKTESAEEKTTETATEKTTESKNGEEETSEKKAEEETQAADAKRQKIQVANITGPKEVQVGKTITLTGTTGLDTSNHKWTSSDTNTATIDGNNNKPTVTVRGITTGTVTIKHSYKLSHWWGSSETKEESYTVNVVKASNEIAAIYFLATPDGVPSSNDIKYWAPESDTSTLFGKINTTGATWEENKNITNNVSSYVVSWPDGSTATNWVINKDADNFNYILDNIWTAYKSTIEKQLKVTGLSKTDVTQITLTPFKISKDNSPTVNQNYHIDCTIDVKCKNVFTAKFWVKDPNSDYKLVDAKNYVTESKVAKTEKATIGSTKPVNGVTYVLDGWYPENEAGGAYDSTKKIADTSWSYSPSGAELADGTVNFYAHYSPKTTSIILKKLVTGSMGDKQKEFTFNISVEKDNKSVLFKVGNEDKKGSATVNLANNDEKILTEIPVGANVTITENDYSGSRYTTSYTVDDETVTNRKASIASIQAKEDVSAHQVVFTNNKEAIPDTGIASDVLPFITLFALSIAGIIGFLLYSYKKRFV is encoded by the coding sequence ATGAAACATAATCATTCATCTGGGAAGTACAGATTATTAAAGAGGATCGTCATGATGTGCATGGCGTTGATACTTGTCTGTAGTGTATCTATTTCAACATTTGCGGTGGACCGCATGAGTCAGGTTGAAAGTGGGACAACGCAATCTGTACAAAAGACAGACAATCAAAACGGTGAGACCGCTACGACCAGACAGAAATCGTCGGAAGCAGAAACTAAAACGAAACAGGAAAATACTAAAAAGTCAGATTCTGAATCGAAAACCAAGGAAAACAAGGATAGTTCAGAAGAAAAACAAAGTGATTCCAAAGATGTGAATGACAAAGGTGCGAAAGAAAACAGCACACAAAAAGAAGAAAAAGAGAAAAAAGAAAAATCTGAGAAGGATACTTCAAAAGAAGAGAAATATACAAAAGAAGAAACAGACGCAGATAAAAAAACAACAGACACAACAGATGCATCCGAAGCCACAACAAAAACAGCGGAAGAAGAAAAGACAGAATCCGCAGAAGAAAAGACAACGGAAACTGCTACAGAAAAGACAACCGAAAGTAAAAACGGTGAGGAAGAAACAAGCGAGAAAAAGGCTGAAGAAGAAACACAGGCAGCAGATGCAAAGCGCCAGAAAATTCAGGTGGCAAATATTACTGGACCTAAGGAAGTACAGGTTGGGAAGACGATTACGTTAACAGGAACAACAGGACTTGACACTAGTAATCATAAGTGGACTAGCAGTGATACAAATACTGCAACTATAGACGGTAATAATAATAAACCAACGGTAACAGTTAGGGGAATAACTACAGGTACAGTAACGATTAAACATAGCTATAAGTTATCACACTGGTGGGGTTCTTCAGAAACAAAAGAGGAGTCATACACTGTTAACGTGGTTAAAGCATCGAATGAAATAGCAGCAATTTACTTTCTTGCAACACCAGATGGAGTGCCATCAAGTAATGATATTAAATATTGGGCTCCGGAATCTGATACGAGTACCTTGTTTGGAAAGATTAATACAACAGGTGCCACATGGGAAGAAAATAAAAATATTACAAATAATGTAAGTTCCTATGTTGTGTCCTGGCCGGATGGTAGTACAGCAACTAACTGGGTAATAAACAAGGATGCAGATAACTTTAATTATATTTTAGACAATATATGGACAGCTTATAAATCAACAATTGAAAAGCAACTAAAGGTAACTGGTTTAAGCAAGACTGATGTAACGCAGATTACATTAACGCCATTTAAAATTTCAAAGGACAATAGTCCTACTGTAAATCAGAATTATCATATTGACTGTACGATTGATGTTAAATGTAAAAATGTTTTTACTGCAAAGTTCTGGGTAAAAGATCCAAATAGTGATTATAAACTAGTTGATGCGAAAAATTATGTAACAGAAAGTAAGGTTGCTAAAACAGAAAAAGCAACAATTGGTTCTACAAAACCTGTCAATGGTGTTACCTATGTCCTTGATGGCTGGTATCCAGAGAATGAGGCTGGTGGAGCTTATGACAGTACAAAAAAAATTGCAGATACTAGCTGGAGTTATAGCCCATCAGGTGCTGAACTGGCAGATGGTACAGTTAACTTTTACGCACACTATAGCCCAAAGACTACATCCATTATACTGAAAAAATTGGTGACTGGAAGTATGGGTGATAAACAAAAAGAGTTTACGTTTAATATTTCTGTAGAAAAGGACAATAAAAGTGTGTTATTTAAAGTTGGTAATGAGGATAAAAAAGGTTCTGCAACAGTGAACTTAGCAAATAATGATGAAAAGATTTTAACAGAAATTCCTGTTGGAGCAAATGTCACTATTACAGAAAATGATTATTCAGGAAGCAGATATACAACTTCTTACACAGTTGATGATGAAACTGTAACAAATAGAAAGGCTAGCATAGCAAGTATACAAGCAAAAGAGGATGTAAGTGCACATCAGGTTGTATTTACAAATAATAAAGAAGCTATTCCGGATACAGGAATTGCATCAGATGTTCTTCCATTTATTACATTATTTGCCCTTAGTATCGCAGGAATAATAGGTTTCTTGCTTTATAGCTATAAAAAACGCTTTGTTTAA
- the aguB gene encoding N-carbamoylputrescine amidase: MRKVTTAVTQMACSWDREKTLNTAEHLVRSAAEKGANIVLLQELFETPYFCQSHNFAYFNLAKTVEENTAINQFKILAKKLGIVIPVSFYEKNGNTAFNSIAVIDATGEILGVYRKTHIPDGMPYAEKFYFTPGDTGFKVWDTAYGKIGVGICWDQWFPEAARAMALLGAEMLFYPTAIGSEPTLNIDSKPHWQRCMQGHAAANIMPVHASNRIGTETEKNAFGNSSMTFYGSSFITDETGAIVEEADRETEGVLTHTFDLDEIAQRRREWGVFRDRRPEMYHILTTHGR; this comes from the coding sequence ATGAGAAAAGTTACGACAGCAGTTACACAGATGGCTTGTTCCTGGGACAGGGAAAAAACACTGAATACAGCAGAACATTTAGTAAGAAGTGCTGCCGAAAAAGGTGCGAATATCGTTTTATTACAGGAGCTTTTTGAAACACCATATTTTTGTCAGAGTCATAACTTTGCATATTTTAATCTGGCAAAGACAGTGGAAGAAAATACAGCCATAAATCAGTTTAAAATACTTGCGAAAAAGCTTGGCATCGTAATACCGGTCAGCTTTTATGAAAAAAATGGAAATACAGCATTTAATAGTATAGCGGTAATTGATGCGACTGGAGAAATTCTTGGCGTGTATCGAAAAACGCATATTCCAGATGGAATGCCTTATGCAGAAAAATTTTATTTTACACCGGGAGATACAGGTTTTAAAGTATGGGATACTGCGTATGGAAAAATCGGCGTAGGAATCTGCTGGGATCAGTGGTTCCCGGAGGCAGCAAGAGCGATGGCACTCCTTGGTGCCGAAATGCTTTTTTATCCGACAGCGATAGGTTCAGAACCGACACTGAATATTGATTCAAAACCACATTGGCAAAGATGTATGCAGGGACATGCAGCAGCAAATATTATGCCGGTACATGCTTCGAACCGGATTGGCACAGAAACAGAGAAAAATGCGTTTGGAAATTCATCTATGACGTTTTATGGCTCTTCTTTTATTACAGATGAAACAGGAGCCATCGTAGAAGAGGCAGACAGAGAGACAGAAGGTGTATTAACACATACCTTTGATTTAGACGAGATTGCACAGAGAAGAAGAGAATGGGGCGTTTTTCGTGACAGAAGACCAGAAATGTATCATATATTAACTACACATGGCAGATAA
- a CDS encoding DUF3793 family protein, translating to MRQEVFEIVQKMDKDNIRTQMALQCAPLITGLKVANLLIIPSKNEKYVGAILDGTDISYIRLAKSECKTTFFLYREERLTAWLMRAENRVLLNEAGYSGIILSDILQTIQMRYEAYVQKGKAFPHEIGVLLGYPAEDVKGFVVNEGKNYLYSGYWKVYGDLSEAKQLFYKFDRAKEALIELVSKGIGIRNVIESCSSNLLLDGAA from the coding sequence ATGAGACAGGAAGTATTTGAGATTGTACAGAAAATGGATAAAGATAATATCAGAACACAGATGGCCCTGCAGTGTGCGCCGCTGATTACTGGACTTAAGGTGGCGAATCTTTTGATTATACCATCAAAGAACGAGAAATATGTTGGAGCAATTCTTGACGGAACGGATATTTCTTATATAAGATTGGCAAAGTCAGAATGTAAGACAACATTTTTTCTGTACAGAGAAGAAAGGCTGACTGCCTGGCTTATGCGGGCAGAGAACAGAGTTCTTCTTAATGAGGCGGGATACAGCGGAATTATCTTATCAGATATTCTTCAAACAATTCAGATGCGATATGAAGCTTACGTGCAGAAAGGGAAAGCTTTTCCCCATGAGATTGGTGTTCTGTTAGGTTATCCTGCAGAAGATGTCAAAGGATTTGTGGTGAATGAGGGGAAAAATTATCTCTATTCTGGTTACTGGAAAGTTTATGGAGACCTGTCAGAAGCAAAGCAATTGTTTTACAAATTTGACCGGGCGAAGGAAGCGTTAATTGAACTGGTATCAAAAGGTATCGGAATAAGAAATGTAATCGAGAGCTGCAGCAGTAATTTACTGCTGGATGGCGCGGCTTAA
- a CDS encoding DUF6110 family protein, which produces MFECLTKINWKKVGLFASGTLFGTAGIKALASDDAKKLYTNCTAAVLRAKETVMNTVTTVQENAEDIYEGAKQINEERAEAKAAAEFAEEAEAEEETEEETTEEVGAEAVEEAAE; this is translated from the coding sequence ATGTTTGAATGTTTAACTAAAATTAACTGGAAAAAAGTAGGTTTATTTGCATCAGGTACTTTATTTGGAACAGCAGGTATTAAAGCTTTAGCAAGTGATGATGCTAAGAAGCTTTACACTAACTGTACAGCAGCTGTTTTAAGAGCAAAAGAAACGGTTATGAATACAGTTACAACTGTTCAGGAAAATGCAGAAGATATTTACGAAGGTGCAAAGCAGATTAACGAAGAGCGTGCAGAAGCAAAAGCTGCAGCAGAATTTGCAGAAGAAGCAGAAGCGGAAGAAGAAACAGAAGAAGAAACAACAGAAGAAGTTGGGGCAGAAGCAGTAGAGGAAGCTGCAGAATAG
- a CDS encoding heavy metal translocating P-type ATPase produces the protein MKFQIKHEIKGRIRFHVVQKKQMTCEQADILLYYLENMEGVESVKVYDRTADAVVCYKADADGLVRRNIIKGIQKFVYEKVEVPDGIIENSGRNLNREFQEKMIGQIMAHYARKILLPAPFRAVYTGVKSIGYIWKGIRTLAQRKLEVPVLDATAIGVSILRGNYDTASSVMFLLGIGELLEDWTHKKSVGDLARIMSLNVEKVWLKTEDGEVLVPYSQIKQGDSIVVHMGNVIPFDGIVSAGEAMVNQASLTGESMPVRKADQASVYAGTVVEEGEITVEVKAVGGSGRYDKIVTMIEDSQKLKSGLEGKAEHLADKLVPYTLAGTGLVYLATRNATKAIAVLMVDFSCALKLAMPISVLSAIREASQHNVTVKGGKYMEAVAEADTIVFDKTGTLTKAEPTVAEVVPFGENNADEMLRMAACMEEHFPHSMAKAVVDAALKKELDHEEMHSKVQYVVAHGISTTIEGKTAIIGSYHFVFEDENCKIPEGEEAKFEALPEEYSHLYLALEGTLAAVICIEDPLREEAADVIKKLKKAGITKVVMMTGDSERTAAAIAKRVGVDEYYSEVLPEDKANFITKEKEKGRKVMMIGDGINDSPALSAASVGIAVSDGAEIAKEIADITISAESLYEVVVLKQLSNALLKRIHTNYRSIVAINSSLIVLGVAGVLAPATSALCHNVSTLLISLKSMKNLLP, from the coding sequence TTGAAGTTTCAGATAAAACATGAGATAAAAGGAAGAATACGTTTTCATGTAGTTCAGAAGAAACAGATGACCTGTGAGCAGGCAGATATTCTGTTATATTATCTGGAAAATATGGAAGGCGTGGAATCTGTAAAAGTTTATGACAGAACAGCAGATGCAGTTGTTTGTTATAAAGCGGATGCGGATGGCCTTGTACGAAGAAATATTATTAAAGGAATACAAAAATTTGTTTATGAAAAGGTTGAAGTGCCGGATGGCATTATTGAAAACTCCGGAAGAAATCTGAATCGTGAATTTCAGGAAAAAATGATCGGACAGATTATGGCACATTATGCAAGAAAGATTTTATTACCGGCACCGTTTCGTGCAGTGTATACAGGGGTAAAATCTATTGGATATATATGGAAAGGAATTCGGACCCTTGCACAGCGTAAGTTAGAAGTACCGGTACTTGATGCGACAGCAATCGGAGTATCTATTCTTCGAGGCAATTATGATACAGCAAGCTCCGTCATGTTCCTTCTTGGAATTGGAGAGCTGCTAGAAGACTGGACACATAAGAAATCCGTAGGTGATCTCGCAAGAATTATGTCACTGAATGTAGAAAAGGTATGGCTAAAGACAGAGGATGGAGAAGTTCTCGTGCCATATTCACAGATTAAACAGGGTGACAGCATTGTCGTACACATGGGAAATGTTATTCCGTTTGATGGCATTGTAAGTGCCGGGGAGGCAATGGTTAACCAAGCTTCTCTCACCGGGGAATCCATGCCGGTGAGAAAGGCAGATCAGGCATCTGTTTATGCCGGAACAGTTGTAGAAGAAGGAGAAATCACTGTTGAAGTAAAAGCAGTCGGTGGAAGTGGACGCTACGACAAGATAGTTACAATGATCGAAGATTCACAGAAATTAAAATCAGGTCTTGAGGGCAAGGCAGAACATTTGGCAGATAAACTCGTACCATATACTTTAGCAGGAACTGGACTTGTATATTTGGCTACGAGAAATGCAACAAAGGCAATCGCCGTTCTTATGGTTGATTTCTCCTGTGCGTTAAAACTTGCCATGCCAATCTCTGTATTGTCCGCGATACGTGAAGCAAGCCAGCATAACGTAACTGTAAAAGGCGGTAAATATATGGAAGCCGTTGCAGAGGCAGATACGATCGTGTTCGATAAGACGGGAACGTTAACAAAAGCAGAGCCAACAGTGGCAGAAGTTGTCCCATTTGGAGAAAATAATGCAGATGAAATGCTTCGTATGGCAGCATGTATGGAAGAACATTTTCCACATTCCATGGCAAAAGCAGTTGTAGATGCGGCATTAAAGAAAGAACTTGATCATGAAGAAATGCACTCAAAAGTGCAGTATGTTGTAGCACATGGAATTTCCACAACAATCGAAGGAAAAACAGCCATAATCGGAAGCTATCATTTTGTATTTGAAGATGAAAACTGCAAGATTCCAGAAGGAGAAGAAGCAAAATTTGAAGCACTTCCAGAAGAATACTCTCATTTATATCTTGCATTAGAAGGCACACTTGCTGCCGTCATCTGCATCGAAGACCCTCTACGTGAGGAAGCAGCAGATGTCATTAAAAAGCTGAAAAAAGCAGGAATCACAAAAGTTGTTATGATGACCGGAGACAGCGAGAGAACCGCTGCCGCCATCGCAAAACGTGTTGGCGTTGATGAATATTATTCAGAAGTACTTCCAGAAGATAAGGCAAACTTTATTACGAAAGAAAAAGAAAAAGGAAGAAAGGTCATGATGATTGGAGATGGAATCAACGATTCCCCGGCTCTTTCTGCCGCAAGCGTAGGAATTGCTGTCAGTGATGGTGCTGAAATCGCAAAAGAAATCGCAGACATCACGATCAGCGCAGAAAGCTTATATGAAGTTGTCGTCTTAAAACAGCTCAGTAATGCGTTATTAAAACGAATTCACACAAACTATCGTTCTATCGTAGCAATCAACTCCAGCCTGATCGTATTAGGAGTCGCAGGAGTATTAGCACCAGCAACATCCGCACTGTGCCACAACGTATCAACACTGTTAATTAGCTTAAAAAGCATGAAGAATTTGCTTCCTTAA
- a CDS encoding FeoA family protein, translating to MLPLTMASQGEPVIIKKIGGKQETKKFLETLGFVVGGTITVVSEINGNMIVNVKDSRVAIGKDMANKIMV from the coding sequence ATGTTACCATTAACGATGGCAAGTCAGGGAGAACCGGTGATAATTAAAAAGATTGGTGGAAAACAGGAGACAAAGAAATTCTTAGAGACATTAGGATTTGTTGTTGGTGGAACAATTACAGTTGTTTCTGAGATTAATGGCAATATGATCGTGAATGTGAAGGATTCTAGAGTTGCCATTGGAAAAGATATGGCGAATAAAATTATGGTCTAG
- a CDS encoding glycoside hydrolase family 10 protein, whose protein sequence is MLMLRRKSKLFLTVLLTCLLLGNTFGSVAVNAAEASDAQTEQTTANTDEYKAFWFSYYDYTAYRAKYKKRNATTFKKYFTQAVKKGKSLGMNCIIVHVRPFGDAMYKSKYFPWSKCISGKQGKNPGYDPLKIMTQVAHANGMKIEAWINPYRVASGSTNYKKLSTKNPARKWHNKKKTRRNVLAYKGSLYYNPAKAQVRNLIVNGVKEIVENYDVDGIHMDDYFYPAFSSSNVNSAFDAKEYRASTMAKEKENIVSFRREQVNMLVKSIHSAVKSIDPSVTFGISPAGNIDNLTSRYSYYVDINKWLNSSDYVDYICPQIYWGFKHPYAKFDRVTNRWMNAAKSKKVKVYIGIAVYRAGHNIGAGSAERREWRSDANILKKQVQYARKKGCDGFAFFDYQDLKSKKSAKAVKQLKKVLKY, encoded by the coding sequence ATGTTAATGTTAAGAAGAAAAAGTAAACTTTTTCTGACGGTGTTGCTGACCTGCCTTCTGCTGGGCAATACATTTGGCAGTGTGGCGGTAAATGCTGCAGAAGCTTCTGACGCTCAGACAGAACAGACAACAGCCAATACAGATGAGTACAAGGCATTTTGGTTTTCCTATTATGATTATACTGCTTACAGAGCAAAGTATAAAAAGAGAAATGCCACAACATTTAAAAAGTATTTTACACAGGCAGTAAAAAAGGGAAAAAGCCTTGGAATGAACTGTATAATCGTTCATGTCCGCCCATTTGGGGATGCGATGTATAAGTCGAAATATTTTCCATGGTCAAAGTGTATTTCCGGTAAACAGGGAAAGAATCCAGGATATGATCCATTAAAAATTATGACACAGGTAGCACATGCAAACGGAATGAAAATTGAAGCATGGATCAATCCATATCGTGTAGCATCCGGTTCCACGAATTATAAGAAGCTTTCTACAAAGAATCCAGCAAGAAAGTGGCATAATAAGAAAAAGACACGCCGTAATGTTTTAGCTTATAAAGGAAGCCTGTATTACAATCCGGCGAAAGCTCAGGTAAGAAACCTGATCGTAAACGGAGTAAAAGAAATCGTAGAGAATTACGATGTTGATGGAATACATATGGATGATTATTTTTATCCGGCTTTCAGCTCATCAAATGTAAACTCTGCTTTTGATGCAAAAGAATACAGAGCTTCTACAATGGCAAAAGAAAAGGAAAATATCGTAAGCTTTAGAAGAGAACAGGTAAATATGCTGGTAAAGTCGATTCACAGTGCAGTAAAATCTATTGATCCAAGTGTGACATTTGGAATCAGCCCGGCAGGAAATATTGATAATCTCACAAGCAGATATTCATATTATGTTGATATCAACAAGTGGCTCAATTCTTCTGATTATGTAGATTATATCTGCCCACAGATTTACTGGGGATTCAAGCATCCGTATGCGAAGTTTGATAGAGTAACTAATCGATGGATGAATGCGGCAAAAAGTAAAAAAGTAAAGGTATATATAGGAATTGCCGTATACCGCGCAGGCCATAATATCGGAGCAGGTTCTGCAGAACGAAGAGAGTGGCGATCCGATGCAAATATACTTAAAAAACAGGTACAGTATGCGAGAAAGAAAGGCTGCGATGGATTTGCTTTCTTTGATTATCAGGATCTGAAAAGTAAGAAAAGCGCCAAGGCAGTAAAACAACTGAAGAAAGTATTGAAATATTAA
- a CDS encoding flavodoxin, producing the protein MSKISVVYWSQTGNTQAMAEAVGAGITKAGKEADVVEVSGASMEDLKAAKVFALGCPAMGAEVLEEMEMEPFVEEVEGFAQGKTIALFGSYGWGDGQWMRDWEERMTAAGATVLNGEGLICQETPDDDAIKQCEELGEQLAQNA; encoded by the coding sequence ATGAGCAAGATAAGTGTAGTGTACTGGTCTCAGACAGGTAACACACAAGCTATGGCAGAAGCTGTCGGAGCCGGAATTACAAAAGCTGGTAAAGAAGCAGATGTAGTAGAAGTCTCAGGCGCATCTATGGAAGACTTAAAAGCAGCAAAGGTATTTGCTCTTGGATGTCCTGCAATGGGTGCTGAAGTACTCGAAGAGATGGAGATGGAACCGTTTGTGGAAGAAGTAGAAGGCTTCGCACAGGGAAAAACCATCGCACTTTTTGGTTCCTATGGCTGGGGCGACGGTCAGTGGATGAGAGACTGGGAAGAAAGAATGACAGCAGCAGGTGCAACCGTATTAAATGGTGAAGGCCTTATCTGCCAGGAAACTCCAGATGATGACGCGATCAAACAGTGTGAAGAACTGGGAGAACAGCTGGCTCAGAACGCATAA
- a CDS encoding tyrosine-type recombinase/integrase — MKYMLNREMLVDYEEVLVEEEKSQATIEKYMRDVRKFFQYVEETESQGNITKEIVLSYKRSLIEKYAPVSVNSMLASLNHFFKINNWYECIVKSLKIQRRTFRDRERELTKQEYYQLLQAAQRKGKYRLYCILQTICGSGIRVSELKYITVRAVERKRAVIFMKNKTRTILLPSKLCCLLKEYCRKEKITSGTIFITKRGKPLDRSNIFHEMKKLCEAAGVEKEKVFPHNLRHLFAYTYYKAEKDVVHLADILGHSRVDTTRIYTMGSGEEEMRQLSTLGLIVQCG; from the coding sequence ATGAAATATATGTTGAATCGGGAAATGCTTGTGGATTATGAGGAAGTTCTTGTAGAAGAAGAAAAAAGCCAGGCGACGATAGAAAAATATATGCGTGATGTCAGAAAGTTTTTTCAATATGTTGAAGAAACAGAAAGTCAGGGAAATATCACGAAGGAGATTGTTCTTTCGTACAAGAGAAGTTTGATAGAAAAGTACGCACCGGTCAGTGTAAATTCGATGTTAGCATCACTCAATCATTTTTTTAAAATAAATAATTGGTATGAATGTATTGTAAAATCTTTAAAAATACAGCGGAGAACTTTTCGGGATAGAGAAAGGGAACTGACAAAGCAAGAATATTATCAATTACTTCAAGCAGCACAAAGGAAAGGAAAATATCGATTATACTGCATTCTTCAAACGATATGTGGAAGTGGAATCCGAGTCAGTGAATTGAAATATATTACAGTAAGAGCAGTTGAAAGAAAAAGAGCAGTTATATTTATGAAAAATAAAACAAGAACGATATTATTACCGTCAAAGCTTTGTTGTTTATTAAAAGAGTATTGTAGAAAAGAAAAAATAACTTCCGGAACTATTTTTATCACGAAGAGAGGAAAACCATTAGATAGAAGTAATATTTTTCATGAAATGAAAAAATTATGTGAAGCGGCAGGGGTAGAAAAAGAAAAAGTATTTCCGCATAATTTAAGACATTTATTCGCTTACACCTATTATAAAGCAGAAAAAGATGTTGTGCATCTGGCTGATATTCTCGGTCATTCAAGAGTTGATACCACGAGAATCTACACGATGGGAAGTGGAGAAGAGGAAATGAGGCAATTATCTACGCTAGGTTTAATTGTGCAGTGCGGTTAA